ATAGAAAGAGAGATCAATGGGAATAATGACCCAATAAATGCAGAATATTGTGGCTTAATGTTTTCCCAACAGAAGACAAACTGGGGATAAAGAAAAGCTGAGGGACTAAGAAAAAAAGgctgacactgaagaaaaaggagaTAAAAGTCTTATCGCTGCACATGCCAGTTCAGGCAGTGTgaacaaaacatgcaaattgGGTAGAGTGGGGAAACAGCTTCATCTGAAAAGCCAGACACTGACTAATTTGAACAGCACTTGTGCTAAGTTGGCTCATACTAATTATACAGCATATATCCAAAGTATCATAACTAAGTGTTTTCTTGACACAATAATTATTGATTTCTTAGTCAAAAAAATGTATCATACttgttttcaacatttcaaaaataaatacttgtaAAAACTTCTTTTTGGGACATCCAAAAGATGTTAAATGtctaattttctttctttcaacaAATTTTCAAATTAATCTTATTTACTGGAGAATTTTCcatctttaataaataaatcaaggaAAACTACTTGTCATCACAGGTAGATACATATGTCTTGTGATGAGGGGTTGATTAAGATTGTGATATGTATTATCATTATAGAATTCCAACTGAGATACACTAATATTGGACAGATTTAATTAATTAGTAACTCCATCCACTTAGTGCCCTTTCCAGcattaatgcagttttaaagAGAAGGGTGTAGAAATCGTTTTCAGCATCATTTCTCATCATCTTGATAGTAAAACTTTCAGGATGATCTAGTGatagtaacaacaacaacaaacactgctTTAACCTCAGTTGCCTCTTGAGTGTTACACAATCAGTGGCACAGGTCACATatgtagacacaaacacacataagaGACAtatatacagaaacacaaacactagcAGGAGTTGGGTTAATGTGCTCATTCCCTTCATGCCATGGGGacttcagaaatgaaaatgaaaagcaggcACGTGTGTTTGTTGTATTGCCATCAGCTGAACTGGCATGCAATCATGACCCTGAATTCCTCTGTTAATGGGGACTGTAACACAATATGTAAGTCAGGTGCTGCAGAGTAATGcctgttttatcatttaatatTACTTTAAAATTACACGTTTCTTTTATGATCATATCAGCCAGACATCTCTTGATCTTTACGatgtataaattattatttttccagCATGCCATAGATGCTGTGAGTGCAGGTGTGAGTCCCATTGGAGACACATCCTACAATTCCAGTTACTGGGACCTTGGCAGTGCCTTCTTCTTTGCTGGAACGGTCATCACAACCATAGGTAGGTAATATGTTTCAAATAATCCTAACATTTACATTTCCTGTTGTTAACTGTCaatgtaatttacattttaaggaCCAGTATATCAAAAGGCTTTGCATAATGCTAATTAAATGCCTTCAAATTAAATGTGCCATTTTTCTCATTATCATGCTGAGCTGTGACAACTCATTATTGAGAAAGTGCTGGGAGCACACCTTTTATGTTAACCTTGTCAgccattttgtttattattataccATGAAAGTTTGGCACAAAACCAACACACTTCTAGTAATTGTTAGAATTTGGGGCTAAGTAAAGCAATTAAGTCAGcatttctgaaaaacaacaaaaagaagaagaaatagaaatagaccATATTCTGTAGCATGTTAGCATAAGTTAAGATGGAATTAATAAACTTTGCAATTTTGAAATTAGCTTTAACAACTATCACTTTACTAAATTGCTCCAAAATGGTAACAACTATCACAACACAGAGTACAACTTTAATAAATATTCCATTAAACAACACGAGACTCTAAATGCAAATCTGATACATCTGATCTGTACAATGTTGAAGCCTTTTAGATAGGATTTATCCTTTCATATAGTTAAAGGTGTTTTCTCATTACAATTCTCTGTCGATCCTTCCCTTTTAATGCTATCCTCAGGTGAGCTTTACAGATCTCTTTAGTCCAGATAAGGTAGTGCTAAATGATGCAAAGCCCAAGCCCTCTGGAATTTAATATCCATGAAGATTAACATTATCGAGACCACAGACCAGAGACAGTATTAGTTGCATTTAAGAGCCACGCTTTCAACATCAGAGCATTgaagtttcttttttctctgttggcAGCATTTACTGTGCATTCATTTGCTTTGCTTCTGAGATAAAATGTTACAATACAAAAAAGGCATtgaataaaaaattatatatacaaATTCTATTCCAACTTTctctaattatttaaaatttaaaaaacttgATTTGAGAAAATTACAAGAACAGAGAGAGCATGGATGAAAGAGAAGTGAAAAAAGACTCATATTCTGGTCACAGCAGGTTCAAATAGGAGGAATTGGGTGGATTATATGATATAATTGTTCTGCATCTTCTGCTCTTCTTTGTTACATCTCTGTCACTGTACgaccaaaataaatgcaattttCTCTAAAGGGAACCTAATTATTGTCTCTGTTGGAGCTTGTTTACATCAGATCCCTGCTCCTGGAACTAAGAACTATTCCTTAGGGGTCTCAATTGATTATATTGCATCAGAAAGTTGGGATTGACGTCTTCTGCTTGTCATCTTATTCTTAATACTCCTACTCTCACTCCTTTGCCCTCTTTTTTCTTATCTCCTCCTGTTTGTCCTTTCATTGTTTCAACAGGTTATGGAAACATAGCTCCAagcacagagggagggaaaatCTTTTGCATCCTTTATGCCATATTTGGCATCCCTCTCTTTGGCTTCTTGTTGGCGGGGATTGGAGACCAACTGGGGACCATCTTTGTGAAAAGTATCTTGAGAGTTGAGAAGATATTCAGGGTGAGTCGCAAGTATCACAATGCATagttttttataaatatattttttagtaCAATATCTAATTGAGTGCCATGTATTAGTGCCTTTGAATGTTAATAACATTACCATTAGGTGTTGTCATTGTTAGGTCCTTGTATTATTTCTAATATTGCCcttttttttcagcaaaaacacaaacagatcagTCAAACTAAGATAAGAGTGACGTCCACCATCTTGTTCATCCTTGCTGGGTGCATTGTCTTTGTTACCATCCCTGCTGTCATCTTCAAACACATCGAGGGCTGGACTACCCTGGAGGCCATTTACTTTGTTGTGATCACTCTCACCACCGTGGGAATAGGAGACTATGTGGCAGGTAGAGCTTTGCAACAGATGGCTGTCTTGTCATGATACTCTACTGTGTAGTCAAACtcttatctgtgtttttccttcccCATAAGGTGGAAACCGTAGGATCGACTACATGAAGTGGTACAAGCCGCTGGTATGGTTCTGGATCTTGGTGGGTTTGGCATACTTTGCAGCAGTCCTTAGCATGATTGGAGACTGGCTGCGAGTGCTGTCAaaaaagaccaaagaggaggtgaGGTTCATTCAGTTAAACTGCTTCATATTAAATTAGGGAGGTAGAAAATAATGCAGGCATTCAACCGCTactccttttctctgtttttttttttttttttttttttttgggggggtatTAATTGCTGTTTAAAGGCTCTGTATCAGGAGGGCAGTGCCATAAGATGCAGATGCAGATTGTAGCACGTTCTCTCCTAATCCTTTTTTGATTGCACTGTTGTCACAGGTTGGGGAGTTTAAAGCTCATGCAGCTGAATGGAAGGCAAATGTAAGAGCTGAGTTTCGAGAAACGCGACGGCGTCTGAGTGTTGAGATCCATGACAAGCTCCAGCGGGCCGCCACCATCCGCAGCATGGAACGCCGTCAGCTTGGCCTGGAGCAGCGAGCTCACTCCCTGGACATGCTGTCTCCAGAGAAGCGGGCCATGTTCGCCAGTCTGGATGCTGGCCGTTTCAAGACTTCCTCCCAGGAGAGCATCGACACCAAGCTAAACAACCTGAGGCTGAAGGGGGCTTGTGAGCCGTACGACCCTCAGGGGAGTGAGCAAACACAACAGACAGCGTCTTCTTCAGAGGAGAACCTTTTCAACTTGCGTTTTGGATCCCTCACCAAGCTGGCCAGACGCAACAAGAACCGTGAGCTGCGGAGAAACATTCCTGAAGATGTGCGACGGGCGAGTGTAGgcatcaacaacagcagcgCCATGATGGGGGAGGAGAGGAcggaagaagaagaggatgggGAGGCAGATGAGGAAaatggagagaggaaagagggaaacACTAGTCTGACAAACCTGTCACAGTATGTGGTGGATCGCACCAGGTTGAATGGCTTCATACAAGCAGAGGccaaagacaaagaaagcaATTAGCTATCAAATGGAAGAGCACAGACAAGCAGAAAGTGTAGAGTCTAGAGACAGAGGGAGTGAAAGATACTCAGAGTCAGAACAAGAGTGCAGAGGCCTTTTAAAGTGTCAAGAAATGTGCCTTCTGTTTCCTATGCTTAGATTGGAACTGCTCCCAGGAAATTTGATCATCGTGCCATAGCCATGGGAAGAAAACGAGTTgccaaaaatgaataaaactgagGAGAGAGAGTATGTTATAGATAAAATACCTCATTACAAACACTGTTGTACAATGGGTGATATAAGAACTTTTCACTGGAACTGACTTTCCAGCTCTGTTGTATTTCAGCTCTTGCTCTCTGCTCCTATGATACATTTGGTAAACAAGCATCTGTTCATGGTGAATCTTAGTTTTTAACAATGTGGGCAGGACATGCAGAGAACCTGACTGGTATCATCCATCTTCAGAAACATTATCTCTTCTACTCTGTCGTCTCATGCTGCGGGGACTGTTTTTTGGTTCAGCAGTCTGCTATATAACCACTTCAAAACTTCAAATTGTAATGAATGGACATTGGGACATTGTGTTTCTGCTGGATCGCTAGACAATACAAGCATTTACCAAGCTGACATATacagctcaaaaaaaaaaaaaattcattttgattGTGCATGGTTATTCAAACAGAACCATAGGCAACCATCAACCAACTTGACAGCTTGGAGTTTTACAATAATATTGtgcattcattcatatttaGCTTCAGTAATGATTGCCACCAgtcttgtttaaaaataaagtgactAAACACTGAGATGGAATCCACCAGACAAAAGACACAATCACCTCTGGCCATGAGATTGTCAGCAACGTTTTgaactttattattttcattcattcatcttatCACTTATCTCTTGTTActatttaaattactttttaaaagacTGAATGTGATGCGATTGTTTTTGTATTCACCAAGCATGTTCGCATCTGTGTTTACTCCTTTTTATATCAGCCGAACATTTCAACGGTATTTCCAACTCAAATGTATAATATGACCTAAACatacatgtttctttttttttgtgtttcttagTGAAACACGTCCTGTAGTTCTCACTCACTGAAACGTTTGACACATGACGGCTTCATTAGCATTTTACAAACACGTACGGACACTACTGCCCACATTCAATTCTATAGAACTATTAAATGTATCACTGGAGTGCATTGCATGCATTTCTAAAAGTGACTTACACACATGCTGGTTGTACTTGTAACCTGTTTATCTGATATGAATAGCATTGATCTTTCCATGACCATGGCCTGTGACAAGTTGAACAACtatttgttgtgtacagtttaTTTTATGACCAGATCACATTAAATGTAGTGAGTGCCTTTTTCCAGATAATAAACtcaagaaaatacatttaagagGTGGTAATTGCTGTATTAATAACAGCATGAGTATATTAGTAGTGTCACTAGTAGTATtgatttatatattatatttcattacTTTCCAATAAACCGATATTCTTTGGCATTTTATGGCATTAcagcaaatacagtaaatgtaaccATTAATAGGCTGCAGTATGCTAGCAGTAGATCTAAAAAACACCCTGGGAATCACTATAAAAACAAAGCTAAGTCCCACAGCACCACACAGTTCTCTCAAATGAATTTGTTCAAACACGCTATGCCAACCAAACACTGCTTCTCTGCAAGTCACACTTatctctgctttttttccaGCCCTGTTTagccattttaaaaatatacattaccAGTATGAATTTCCCTTGATGCACCTTTTGGGTAATTAAATGACAGAATTCATTATTATGTTAGTGACTCCAAGCGTGCTGCTGGATGCCGGAGCTCAAGGGCTCCATCTGTGCATGTCCTGCTTGGAGCTCTTGGTCACATGTGTCAAAGTCTATATGGCACCTAGGAAACGACCCAGCTGACAGTTCCacaaaagaaaattaatcaAGGAGGCACGTCAGTGTAAGGAGAGCTATAAATTGCATGTAAGGGAGAAGACTGAGCCTGTGTGTGATCAAATGTTT
The nucleotide sequence above comes from Mastacembelus armatus chromosome 22, fMasArm1.2, whole genome shotgun sequence. Encoded proteins:
- the kcnk10b gene encoding potassium channel subfamily K member 10b, which translates into the protein MKFPIETPRKQVNWDPEQVAVQTNLVPPKKVQPGMAKSSLVQASVATMQNPMGCDPKTNGHCPLPRLSISSRSASVVASMDTSCDGSASALHSVMKWKTVLAVFIVVVLYLVCGGLAFRALEKPFESIQKTSITLEKASFLDRHPCVTPDELEALIKHAIDAVSAGVSPIGDTSYNSSYWDLGSAFFFAGTVITTIGYGNIAPSTEGGKIFCILYAIFGIPLFGFLLAGIGDQLGTIFVKSILRVEKIFRQKHKQISQTKIRVTSTILFILAGCIVFVTIPAVIFKHIEGWTTLEAIYFVVITLTTVGIGDYVAGGNRRIDYMKWYKPLVWFWILVGLAYFAAVLSMIGDWLRVLSKKTKEEVGEFKAHAAEWKANVRAEFRETRRRLSVEIHDKLQRAATIRSMERRQLGLEQRAHSLDMLSPEKRAMFASLDAGRFKTSSQESIDTKLNNLRLKGACEPYDPQGSEQTQQTASSSEENLFNLRFGSLTKLARRNKNRELRRNIPEDVRRASVGINNSSAMMGEERTEEEEDGEADEENGERKEGNTSLTNLSQYVVDRTRLNGFIQAEAKDKESN